The DNA window TAGGGTGGCTATTTGAATAACATCGCAGGGATTTTGGAATCAACGAGAAATATAATTAAGCCGATGATCGCGCCGATTGCGGAGATCATCCAAAAGCGCATTGTGACCTGAGTCTCGTGCCAACCCAAGGCCTCAAAATGATGATGGATAGGAGTAGACAGGAATATCTTTTTTCCTCGTAATTTTTTCGAAGTCAGTTGAATGATAACGGACCCAGACTCGACTATAAAAATCATGGCAATTGGGATCAATAATAATGGCGTATTAGTGAACATTGCCACAACACCAAGAGTAACGCCAAGAGACATCGAGCCCGTATCGCCCATAAAAAACTTAGCTGGATAAATATTAAACCACAGAAAAGCAATCAACGCTCCAATGATAGAAGCCATAAACACAACCAGATCTACCCTGCCCTGATCGAAAGCTATCGCTCCATAAGCAACGAACATTGTTAGAAATATGCCGGCGGCCAATCCATCTAAACCGTCAGTTTCATTAGCGGAGAAAGCGCTAGCAACAATTATAAAAACGAAAAACGGCACATACCACCAACCAATGACCATATCTCCCAGGAATGGGATATTCACAAAATTCCAACCAAGTTTTACATAGAACCACCAAGCTAATCCGGCACCAACAAGAACATACATTAAGATTCTGTCGCGCATCTTTAAACCGCCCCCACCGGGGCCTATCCTTCTTACTCCGAAGTAATCATCCACCAATCCAAAAATGGCGCTGATAATCAAAGCCGCGAGAGGCACCCAAGTCTGAGCTCTAGATAAGAAATTTAGTTCAGAAAAAACGCTACCTGGGAACAATTTGGCTAGCGCCCAGAACATAACAGTTATAACGACTACGGTCATCCAGATAACCACCCCGCCCATAGTCGGAGTCCCGACTTTTTTCTTATGCATCTCAGAGAAGATAGGAGCGGTTTCTTTTCGAATGACCTGCTTGCCCAGCTGATACTTGTATAAAACCTTGGTCCATATCGGAGTCAATAAAATAGCAACGAAAAAAGAGATCGTTGCCGTACCGGCTATCTTGACCACATTTAGAACACTAAATATTTCCCTTACCTCCATAGAATCAATTGGCAATTATCATTTATCATTTTCCAATTAAATAAATGAGAATTGAAAAATGGTAAATGATAAATGTCTTAGTTCCAACGATAAGCTTTTTTGATCCAATTTACAAGCTTTTCCGTCTCGCCAAATCTATCTTTCGATCCTAGGACCACGCTTATAATATTATCATCTCTGTCTGGCACGCTTACTACAAGTACTAAGCATCCTAGAGCAGTATCAGTATAACCAGTTTTGCCTCCCAATATATTGGGGAGAGCTCCTAAGAGCATGTTAGTCGTAGTTGTAATGTGCTCGATCTTCTCATCGGTTGATCTGACTATCACGTTTTTTTCTCCCAATATCTTCCACATTAAATCGTATTTAAGAGAATACTCAGTTATTCGAACTAAGTCTTCAGCCGTCGAATACGCCTCGTCATTCAATCCAGCCGGATCTAAGAATTTTGTATTATTCATTCCTAAGGCTAAGCTCTTTCTGTTCATTTCGGCCACGAAATCAATTGCCCTAGATCGGCCATATTCTGCAAGCGCATAGGCGGCGTCATTAGAAGATTCTATCAGCATCATCTTCAGTAGATTTTCTACGCTCATACTCTCTCCGGCGTATAGTGTCTGCTTCTGCCCGTCAACTTTGATAGAAGACTCTCCGACAACGACGACATCTTTTAAGTCAAAGTTCTCCATAACCACAACGGCGCTCATTATTTTAGTCAATGATGCGACAGGAAGCCTCGCCCTGATGTCTCTATCGAATAGATATCTCTCAGATCTTATGTCGAAAATAGCGATCGACTTAGCCTCGATGATCGGCTGCTCTACTGCGGTATCGAGCATAGGAATATAACTCGGCTCTGACAACGGTAAAATGTATGCCGCTCGAGTATCGTAAGTAGTCGATTCGTCATCTTGATCAAATCTGGCCACGCTAGTTTTTGGATACTCGAAAACAAAAAAAGCATTGATGCCGATTAGGGCAATGAGTAATACACCAAGCAACACAAGACTGGGACCAATTTTTGGCTCTGAGGCATCCATTGGATTATTTTTCTGGCTTAAGTCGTAACTCCCTTAACTGCTTGAGGCTAATTTCTGATGGTGAATCCATTAATAAATCCCTAGCATCTCCTGTTTTGGGGAAAGCCATTACTTCTCGAATATTTGGCTCTTGATGTAGTAAGGTTAATAATCTATCGATGCCCCAAGCTATGCCACCATGAGGCGGAGTGCCAAACCTGAAAGCTTCTAACATATGGCCGAAATTACTTTCAATTCTTTCCTTCTCAAAACCCATAATCTCGAATACGGCCTCGAGAGCTTCGGCTTTATGATTTCTTATACTGCCGCCGCCTATCTCCCAACCATTTAAAACTATATCGTACTGAGTGGTAATTATATCGCCGACATCTTTCTTATTCATAAGATCATCCATGAATTCCGGCTGAGGCGCTGAGAAAGGATTATGAGTGAATGTCCATCCACCATTGTCTGTTTTCTCGAAGAATGGAAAATCTATAACCCAACAAAAAGATAGAAGGTTCGGATTACCTT is part of the Candidatus Yanofskybacteria bacterium genome and encodes:
- the mraY gene encoding phospho-N-acetylmuramoyl-pentapeptide-transferase; translation: MEVREIFSVLNVVKIAGTATISFFVAILLTPIWTKVLYKYQLGKQVIRKETAPIFSEMHKKKVGTPTMGGVVIWMTVVVITVMFWALAKLFPGSVFSELNFLSRAQTWVPLAALIISAIFGLVDDYFGVRRIGPGGGGLKMRDRILMYVLVGAGLAWWFYVKLGWNFVNIPFLGDMVIGWWYVPFFVFIIVASAFSANETDGLDGLAAGIFLTMFVAYGAIAFDQGRVDLVVFMASIIGALIAFLWFNIYPAKFFMGDTGSMSLGVTLGVVAMFTNTPLLLIPIAMIFIVESGSVIIQLTSKKLRGKKIFLSTPIHHHFEALGWHETQVTMRFWMISAIGAIIGLIIFLVDSKIPAMLFK